In the genome of uncultured Pseudomonas sp., the window TCCGACTCCGGCCCGCTGCGTTTTCGCCGCAACTTGAGCAAGCTGATTGAGCAGGAGCAAGCCAGCCGCTTGATTCCACTGGCTAAGCAACACGCGGAGGTGTGAAATGAGTGCCGAGCGCCAGACCCCATCGAGCCCGCGTGGCTTTAGCCACTACCGGGTGGTGGATAAGCAGCAGGAAAGCAGTGTGATCACCTCGTTTGTACTGACGGCTGCCGATGGCTCTGCGAACCTGAGCTTTCGCCCGGGGCAGTACCTGATCGTGCGCCTGCCAGGGGAAGACGGCGGTACCCTGTTGCGCAACTACAGTCTCTCGGGGGATGTCGCCAATCCTGCGCAGTTGCGCATCTCGGTAAAGCGCGAGCCGGCCCCCTTCGACAGGCCCGAACTGCCCGCCGGGCTGGGCTCCAGCTACCTACATGACTGCGTGCAGGTCGGCGATCTGCTAGACGTTGCCGGCCCGGCGGGTGACTTTGTCCTCGACGAGGAGAGTGAGCGCCCGGTGGTGCTGTTCAGTGGCGGCGTCGGGCTGACGCCGATGCTGAGCATGCTGCATAAGTTGAGTCAGGCTTCGACGCGTTCGGTGCACTTCATTCATGCCTGTGAAAATGGCGACGTGCACGCCTTCCGCGATGAAGTGCTGGCACTGGCCGAGCGCCGCCCCGGGATCTGCGCACACTTTTGCTACCGCAACCCCGCCCCTACCGACCGTGCTTACCACAGTCAGGGCCTGGTCACCCGGGCAACCCTACAGGCGCTGCTGCCACTGGATGACTACGACGTCTATCTGTGTGGCCCGCGGCTGTTTATGCAGGCGAATTGGCGCTTGTTACGTAGCCTGGGGATTGCCAAAGAGCGTATCCATTACGAGTTTTTTGGTCCGGCGAGCATCCTCGAAGAGGACGATAGCGAGCAAGCCGCGGCCGCTCCGGTTGCGCAGCCCGTACCCACTGCAGCGGCGCAGAGCGGTGCAGAGCAGGGCGCGCACGCCTTGAGCGTGCACTTCCTGCCATCCGGCACCACGCTGGCTTGGGATGAGAATTGTCATTCGCTGCTCGATCTGGCCGAGCAAGCCGGTCTGACCCCGGCGTTTAACTGCCGGGCCGGCTTGTGCAACACCTGTCAGGTTGATTTGCGCGAGGGTGCAGTCGAGTACTTTGAGGAACCGTTGGAAGAGCCGGAAAACGGCAGGGTTCTGCTCTGCTGCTCGCGTCCGCGCAGTGCCGTAACCATCGACCTCGGCACCTAATAGCGAGGCTATCACTGCGGCGCAAGGCGCAGCATTTACGCGCTGCCCCATGCGTGTTGGTGTTCGCCGCGGGCGCGTGTTTAAGTTTCACGCGCCCTGTTGCTGGCTTCAAGCAGCGCCCTGTTGCGTTCACCTTGCTCGCGCCCCCGCGCCACCAGCCAACGATGGAATTGCCGGCAGTGTTCGTAGTCGAACGCGCTTTTTGTCCAGGTCAGAAAGTAGGGCGCGGGCATTGGCAAGGGGTGGCATATGGGGATTACCAGACGCCCGGCTGCAATGTCTTGAGCAATCATCGAGTACTGCGCAAGTACTAAACCTTGGCCGTCAATGGCCGCCTGTATCGCCACAGCCGAAAGTGAGAACACTCTGTGGCTGTCGTGCAGTTGCGCGCAATCAACTGCGTTTGCTTTGAACCAGTCGCGCCATGACGGCGGGGAGGCAAATTTAGGCAGCCAGTCAATTGAAAGCAGTGGGTAGTTCATTAATTCTGCTGGGGTTATCTGCGTGCTGGCTGCGGGCAGCAGGTTGGGGCTACACGCCGGCACGACGCAGTCACGAAATAGCTCCATGGCGTTTTCCGCGTCCAGCGCTCGGTCGCTGTAGGTGATGCGGAAGTCAATCTCATAACCGCTATTGGCGGGTTCCGCATGGCTGCCATCGAGATAGATATCGACGTTCGGTTGGCCCTGTTGCCAAGTAGACACCTGTGGGGCAAGCCACCCGGACATCAGCGAAGGCAATGCGCTGACGCGTAGATTGCTTCTGTTCTTCGACAGTTCGACTTCAGCCTGGGCTATTCGCAAGCATTCGAAGGCGCTGGCGCAGCTCTGATGAAAGCGCTGGCCGGCACTGGTCAAGCGTATGCGTTTGCCGTCCCGGGCGGTCAGGCTGATGCCCAGCGCATCTTCCAATAACTTCATCTGTTGGCTCACCGCCCCGGCTGAAATATTCAAACGTCTGGCTGCTTCGGAAATGCCGCCACAGCGGCCAACAGTGTCAAACACTTGCAGTGCTCGAAGTGGTGGGAGATTGTCCATTACGGCTCCACGAACAGAGAGGATGAGTGTGCGGCTGCAGAGTGAGCGAGTAATGCGCCGGCCAATGTCGGCTGTGCATGCACCTACGGAAGCCGCGTGCAGGGACGGTTGGCAGGCGGATTACCGGTAATACAAGACCCCATGGATATTCGCGGCTTAGCTCGGCTTTAGCCTGCGCCTAGCAAGTTGCGCATAGCCAGCCCGAGGAGGGGCGCAGGGCGCTAACAATTCATGCATACTACTATCCTATGCATTTGTATGGTTATGTATATACATATTTACGTTGGTTAGGTGAAGGCAAGCTAAGTACTTGGCTTCCAAGGAGAAGCACATGGCTAAACAGCTCCAGCGCACGTCGTTACTGGCCGACCAGCTGAGTGACACGCCTGCTCCACTGTATGCCCAAGTGAAGCAAATGATTATTCAGCAAATTCAGAGCAGGGCGTGGCCCGTACACCATCGGGTGCCTTCAGAAAGTGAGCTGGTGGAAGAGCTGGGCTTTAGCCGTATGACCATCAATCGTGCGCTACGCGAGCTGACTAGCGATGGATTGCTGGTGCGCATGCAGGGTGTTGGCACCTTTGTCGCCGAACCGAAAGGCCGCTCAGCATTGTTCGCCGTGAATAATATCGCCGACGAGATCGCCGCGCGCGGTCACCGGCATCGCAGTCAGGTGATTACGCTCGGTGAGGAACTGGCCAGTGCAGAGCGTGCGTTTGCCCTCGATCTGCGGGCGGGCCAGAAAATCTTTCACTCACTGATCGTGCATTACGAGAATGACGTGGCGGTGCAACTCGAGGATCGCTATGTCAATGCGCTCGTGGCCCCCGATTACCTGGCCCAGGACTTCACCCAGCTCACGCCCTATGCTTACCTGTCACAGGTCGCGCCTCTGACCGAGGGTGAGCATGTAGTCGAAGCCATACTTGCCGAGGCTGAGGAGTGCCAGTTGCTGCAGATTGAGCGCGGTGAACCCTGCCTGTTGATTCGTCGGCGTACCTGGTCCGGGCAGCAGGCGGTTAGCTCCGCGCGCCTGTTGCACCCGGGCTCGCGCCATCGTCTAGAGGGGCGTTTCAGTTCATGAGCGCGATTAAAACGCTGAGAGCTGCCGATTACCCGCGCATGCCATGGAAAAACGGCGGCGGCAGCACCCTGGAAATCGTTAAGGATGCAGGCAAGGGGTTGGAGGGTTTCGGTTGGCGTTTGTCTATTGCCGATATTGCCGAGTCCGGCGGTTTTTCGGCGTTCAACGGTTATCAGCGCATCATTACCGTGCTCGAGGGGGCGGGGATGCAGTTGGAGGTTGATGGCGTGGCGGCGCGGCCGCTATTGCCGTTGGATGCTTTCGCGTTTCCCGGCGACAGCCGAGTCGA includes:
- a CDS encoding FAD-binding oxidoreductase, which translates into the protein MSAERQTPSSPRGFSHYRVVDKQQESSVITSFVLTAADGSANLSFRPGQYLIVRLPGEDGGTLLRNYSLSGDVANPAQLRISVKREPAPFDRPELPAGLGSSYLHDCVQVGDLLDVAGPAGDFVLDEESERPVVLFSGGVGLTPMLSMLHKLSQASTRSVHFIHACENGDVHAFRDEVLALAERRPGICAHFCYRNPAPTDRAYHSQGLVTRATLQALLPLDDYDVYLCGPRLFMQANWRLLRSLGIAKERIHYEFFGPASILEEDDSEQAAAAPVAQPVPTAAAQSGAEQGAHALSVHFLPSGTTLAWDENCHSLLDLAEQAGLTPAFNCRAGLCNTCQVDLREGAVEYFEEPLEEPENGRVLLCCSRPRSAVTIDLGT
- a CDS encoding LysR substrate-binding domain-containing protein, with protein sequence MDNLPPLRALQVFDTVGRCGGISEAARRLNISAGAVSQQMKLLEDALGISLTARDGKRIRLTSAGQRFHQSCASAFECLRIAQAEVELSKNRSNLRVSALPSLMSGWLAPQVSTWQQGQPNVDIYLDGSHAEPANSGYEIDFRITYSDRALDAENAMELFRDCVVPACSPNLLPAASTQITPAELMNYPLLSIDWLPKFASPPSWRDWFKANAVDCAQLHDSHRVFSLSAVAIQAAIDGQGLVLAQYSMIAQDIAAGRLVIPICHPLPMPAPYFLTWTKSAFDYEHCRQFHRWLVARGREQGERNRALLEASNRARET
- the hutC gene encoding histidine utilization repressor, coding for MAKQLQRTSLLADQLSDTPAPLYAQVKQMIIQQIQSRAWPVHHRVPSESELVEELGFSRMTINRALRELTSDGLLVRMQGVGTFVAEPKGRSALFAVNNIADEIAARGHRHRSQVITLGEELASAERAFALDLRAGQKIFHSLIVHYENDVAVQLEDRYVNALVAPDYLAQDFTQLTPYAYLSQVAPLTEGEHVVEAILAEAEECQLLQIERGEPCLLIRRRTWSGQQAVSSARLLHPGSRHRLEGRFSS